Part of the Vulpes vulpes isolate BD-2025 chromosome 13, VulVul3, whole genome shotgun sequence genome, ttttaccaGTGAGGAACCTGAGACCTCAGGTAGTTTCTGTGATACAGAGTGTCTGTGCAATAATTCTCCAGGCAAAGGCTTTGATGATACTTGACCTCCAATTTTTGGATCCCTGGCTGTTTCATACTAGCCCGTTTCCTGTATTCTCTTCAGCTCAGCATATATGTAGTTCCTCCAAAACTTAAACTGTGAATCAGGTATCAAATTGAGGAcaattcttccttctctgttaTGTTGTGGATATTATAATTTATAGCATAAAAATTCCTactagatcatttttattttaaattaccttgatgaaggggcacctgggtggctcattggtttaagcgtctgactcttgatttcagctcaggtcatgatctcagggttgtgagatccagccctgagttgcactagtgctgggcatagagcctgcttgattctctctccctctccctctgtccctccccacctcactccTGCTCACCCTCTTCATGCACATgcattctctaaaaaaataataattaagtaaaaaattattttggtgaAAACAAAGGGGAAATCTATTTTCACTGTTTTAATGGCTAGTCATTGGAATTCTTTAATGAGTAATCAGGCTAGAACTGGAATTAACTTTGTAGTTATGCTTATTACTCTTGGGATAATATTGTTAGGCTCCATAATGATCTCCATCCCTTCTAGTTCCATCAGGGCAGTGGTACTTTCTTCacagttttaattttgaaactAATCCCCTGTATTCACTTCCTAAGGCCATGAAATAAATCATCGtagacttagtggcttaaaacagcagacaTGATTAATCTCATACAGCTCTGGAGGTCACAATTCCAGAATCTATTTCACTGGCTGAAATCAAAGTGATTGGGGGTGGAGGCTTTGGAGGCTGGGAGGACAGTCCATTTCCTGCCTTTTGTGGGCTCTAGTGGCTCCTGGGCTTGAGGCTGCATCTCCAGTCTGTGACTCTGTGATCACactgcctcctctgtgtgtgtcagctctcactctctctgcctgcctcttatCAGGACACTTGTGATTGCATTgagggcccacccagataatccaggatactcTCCCCATCTCAAAGCCCGTAGTGTAATCATACCTGTATATGCTCTTCCTGAAAAAAGCATATTCTAGAGGCAATCAAAGCAGAGTGAATACTACCCTATTGCTAGCTTGTTGACCTTGACCAAACCACTTCACCTCTTTGAATTTTGGTTTCTCcatttgaaaatgaaactgaTACATGCCAGCCTCAGATTCTTTTTGAAAGGGCAAAGAGAAACAATGTTGATTGaattgcttgcctttttttttttttctttcctaaacttccttttaaaattctgttctgATTTGTCTTTGTAGTTCAAGCCAATACTACCTCAGGCACTTAGTAGTTGCCCACTAATTAACATTCACAAGTAGTTTTTGGTCATTTGCAGGGCAGTGTGGCATTGCATTGTCATGCGGTGTACCCGCAGCTGGACACAGCTTGCGGACGATGGCTCATCCAGAAATATCTGTGTGTGATCATTGAGCGTCAGGAAATTAGACCTTGGAGATGCATGCAAAGAAGAACCCCTAGCACTATGGTTTCATGCAAATACGCTAAGATGAGTGCATGTATGCTGCAGGGAAAGAACTGCTGATCTAGAAAGACAGTGCTACCTAACTTACTCTGCAACATGCTTGTGGGCACGTGTGCACACACGTACATAGCATACAAGATtgatttttgcattaaaaaaattttttttcacctctttgggACCTTGGTGGCAGTGTACTTATAGCCCAGTGTGAATGTCTGACAGGGTTGGCTCCTGTTCTCACATTCCCTCTACCTAGATGTTAACCTCCTTGAGAACAGGAATCACTGATGTGGAGATGTGTGTCCTTAGCCTTTGTGGATGGTGATAAGGGATTCAACACAACAGTCCGAACCATTCTGGCAAAATGAAACATCACGATGGAGCATGAACAGAGTTATTGATCCACCCAGGGCCTTGGTTAATGAGTTGTTTGGCTTATGGTGCTTTGGAATCACAGGCTGTCCTAAGGCTCTCCCTGACTCATCAGTGTGGCGTGTGGCATCCAAGAGGCCTCCCACAGTGACCATGCATCACTGaaggagccaaggaatgtggtAGCCTTTCTTCTATGTTGCTTTCAACCCTGCCTGGCCATGTGGGCGAGAAGAGGCAGAAAGGGCACTGGCAAGGAGATGGccagggagcaagagagagagcacatagggaagcccagggagggctgggtggagcagagggagctgAGTGCCAGCTGTGGGGACAGGGCACAGCCCTGGACATGAATCATGGAGAGCAGGGTATATCTCATTTTTAGGGCATTTAGGACTTATATTTATTAACACCTATCATTGCTGTATTTAGGATTGAATTTGATGCTTTTTAGGTGCTCTGGCATGAAGTTGGCAGACTTTGAAAGGGGTCTTTGGTGGAAAGAAACATTAAATGTATTTAGTCAGAAGTAAGAACAGTCATTGGAGAGTCTGTTGGGATCTGGACAGTGCAAGATGAATGCAAAAGTCAGATGTGAGGGTTAGTAGAGGAGATGTGATGACCAGGAGCAACCAGACAAAGCATTTTGGATATGGAATCCTACTGtaggacagagagagagtgggtcACAGAGCAGAGAGCATGCTGAGGGCAGCCTAAAAGAGGCTTCACACAGTCACTCAGCACTGACCAGGGTCTTtctggcctggggcaggtccAGACACACCTCAGTTCATTGTacttcactttattgcactttatagacattggattttttttacaaattgaaggtttgtggcaaccctgtatTAAATAAAAGTCTGTTGGCAGcttttttccaacagcatttgctcacttcatgtctctgagTCCCATTTTGGTAATCCTTACAgtatttcagactttttcattattgttatattaGTGGTGATCTGTGATAacaacttgctgaaagctcagatggtTAGCATTCTTGaacaataaagtttttttttaaattaaggtatgtacactGTTTTTTAGACacaatgctattgcacacttaatagactataggATAGTATAAGCATAACTTTTGTATGCACTGGAAAACCAGAAAATTCCtctgacttgctttattgcaatattcacttATTGTTGTGTGGAACTGAAGCTGTGGTTATCTCCGAGGTACGCCTGTTGTATACACCAGAGGGTGAATTATAGTCCCTGTCCGTGTAGAACCTATTTGGTAACAAGGGGCTGGATTTGCAATTACGGTTACAGTTGAGCAAAGTCCTGTGGCACAAGTCTGAAGAGTGTGCTCTAGGAGGTGAATGGGAACTAAGCCCTCACTGGAGGAATTTCCTACCAGAGCAAAAGAAGTGCTCTGTGCTGCGGTTCATCTCACAACTGAGGTGAATTGGAATGTTCCAGAAATTTTGATATCATACTCTTCTGTGCTGTTTAATCTGTTTAAATAACTGTTAAGGAAGAAGAGGCTTTGGAATTAGGATGATGGTAATGTTAATGACAGATTTTAGCCAGtaactctattttcattttttctttagtgtCAAATCAACAGTGCCTTGACTTCTTTCCATACGGCTTTGGAACTTGCGATAGATCAGAGAGAAATCCAACATGTCTGTCTGTATGAAATTGGTAAATATGAAATGTGTGTCTAGCTTCTTGTAATGAAATGGCATTAATGCATTCAACTTATGTCCAGCTGGATGTCCAGCTTCCTGTTGTGAGTCTTAATGCATTCTTGTGCACGTCTGTATTATTAATGCTATTCACTTTGGATTTTTGTAAAATGCTTGCTGCCTTTTGTGATAATAAGACTGTTAGGACAAGCAATGATGCTTATCTCAGTGTTTGTCACTATTGCTTtagaatttattcattccttaCAACATTTTGATTTTAGGATAATAGGTCATGTTAAAGGAGTTGactaaaactcatttttttaaaagatttttatttattcatagagacacacagagagaggcagagacataggcagaggctccctgtgaggagcctgacgtgggactcgattcctggaccaggatcatgccctgagccaaaagcagatgctcaaccactgagccacccaggtgtcccagataaAACTCATTTGTAACTACTTTATTTGACTGCACATTAGAATCCAAAACTatgctttccttcccttccttcccattccGGTGTTTACCTGGGAAGAGAAATATGGCCTGGGAGAGAGTTGGGCATGTGGGCTCAGTCCCAGCCCTTCCACTAACTAGCTCAGAGGCCTGGGAAAAGTTACGTAAGCCTCATGGTTGCCATGAGTGTTGAGAAGTGCCTGTCCTAGCTGTGGTGAGGTTCAGATGAAGTAGGAATGAGCACCAGGTGGGATGCCCAGCACACAGAAGGCCCTCCACATGTGTCAGCTCCTTCCTTATGCTTCTCCCCTCCTGCAGATAAGTTTATAAGCAGCCATGGAAATACATATTTGCTTACAGCTTTCTCCTTCCTGTCCCAAAATTGTTACTATGAATTTTTTGCTGACTGCACTAGAATTCTCCCATCCTGTTATTTTAGCAATTccacaatatttttatatagcaGTTGCTCTATCATGCTGAGGAGAATCAACACACAGTTGGGTTTGAAACAGTAATGATACAATATAATAAGGGGTTCATGCTGTTAGGGTTTCAGCCCAGTATGACAAGGTTACGTCACACAGAACCTAGAAAGGGAATAGAGGAACCAGAGAATGGAGAAATGATGAGGTAGGGATGCAATCAGTGGGAAAATTGGAACTCCAAGGTCCTctgcagagaagggaagaagaaatggggAATGCTTAGGAGGCATTTGCCACCTGTCAGGTCAAGACCCTGTGATGCTTGCCACTTGTTTATCTGCTGTCGTCATAATTTTGTGtcagggttttatttatttattcatgagagacagagagaggcagagacataggcagagggagaagcaggctccttgtagagagcctgatgtgggactcgatcctcagaccaggattatgccctgagctgaaggcagatgctcaaccactgagccactcaggcgtccctcttcttgaatacttttagtttttttttttttaagtacaagcTTAAAGATTGGGAACTTCCCGGTAAAATAATATTGTGTTTTAAGCACCTGTTATGGTTTAGAGAGAAGAGCTGAAGTAGAATCCaatggaaaatagatttttatgtcATCAACCCTGGTGGAGCTCTGGGTAACAGCTATACTGTAGGATGgaatatatttcaaagaactCGAATTAACACCTAGATTTGGTGGCCTTTTTTGTTCTTAAGatattgttgccttttttttccttccacttttattgagtataattgacatacaatatcttAGTTTTAAGTTGTGTGACATGACCATTTGATACCTGCCTTTATTGCAAAGTGATGATGATGGCCTCTTTCGGCGCACCATTTCAAGGTCTGTGGCAGGATGGAGGGTTACACCTGAAGGAGGCTTGGAAATGATCAAAACCTAAAGCTTATAAGGCTTAGGAAGGTCAATCCAAGAAAGAACAGTCATAACTCAGGCTTCTGCACTTTCTGTGTCCCCTCCACCTCTACTTCACATTTAACTCTTCATAAGATGGACACAATTAGCCCCAATCTTTACTATAAACTATGTCAACTTCATATCTTATCTCATAGAATTTGACATTGGATTTTCTAGTAGTGTGGATCCCTCTCATCCCTGTACTTCAAAGGCAGTTCCAAGGTGATACAAATACTTCACAATACACCAGATATCAGAATCTATTATGGAGTGATATTGTGGACAGGAGAGAGCAGTGGCCTTCACTCCTGGGCTTTTTCCTCTCAGTAGCTCTatggccttgagcaagtcaccAATCTCTACAGGCCTTAGATTTTCTCCTTGGTAAAATTATGCCATCACCACCCTAGGAAGCCCCTAGTAGAATTAGAATCATATCATGTGCCTGGCATAGGGCTTGACACATGGAAGGGCTTAGGCAATGGAAGGTAAATTTCTAAAATCTAAGATAGAATTCCTCACATTCTCGTGGCTGCCACTCTTTACCGAAGGCCTGTCTCATGGTGTTTTGATCCAGGAAAGATGTTTCTGAGCTCTGCTGTCAACCTGCAGAGGAAAGGCAGGCTAGTACTTAGTTTCTTACTGGCTTGTCTCCACTTCTCACAGGGTTTGAGAATTAATAGTAATCATTAAGGAGCTCCGTGAGTGGTTGAAGACTTTTTGAGGTAGTCACTATATGCAGTCTAATGatattttgctgctttttctgtgtctgtgcctgcTCTTGGAGAAGTTCTGCTGCACTTAGATTAATCTTACAACCCAAATTGGAGTGTAGGAGGCAGATTATTTTCATAGGAATCTTTATGTTTCACAATactgctggggttttttttgttttgttttgttttttgttttttgtttttttgttaagatttgggaggaggaggggcagaggaagagggagactgAGTCTTAAGCAAAGCCTAGTGCAGGGCtgaatctcataaccctgagatcattcatgacctgagctgaaaccaagagtcagtcactcaaccaactgccCCCCCGGGGTGTCCCCCACTCTACTGCTTCTGTACTGCTTAATGAGTTGTGAAATCAGAAGTGCCTTGTCATATTCAGAATATCACACTGAAAATACTTATGAGACAGAAGACCATCTTTAGGTTTTTCAGGTAGTGTACGTGCAGTACTCAAAGAATCAGTATTAGATTCCCAGCTTAAAGGTGGGGTGTAAATCACTACCTTAGGGTCCCatactaaaaatatctttttcatagGTTGGTGCAGCATGATAGAGCTGAATTTCAAGGATGCGTTTGATTCCTTTGAGAGGCTAAAAAACGAGTCCAGGTGGTCCCAGTGCTATTATGCCTATTTAACTGCTGGTGAGTAGCCCATTTGTACCCTGAGTTCTGTCTCCCACACACGTTGGCCAATGGGAGGACGATGGCAGGAGGACGTGGTGTTCTCCTTGCTCACTTCCCCCCAGGATGTTAATGTTTTGTACAACTGAGTAATACAGCGTTCTCGGACCCAGCTGAACACTGCAGTCCTGCACACCAGCTCCCCATCTGGGCTGTTGGGTCACATGCTCTGTCCTGAAAATGCTTTATTATAATTGTGAAGCTTTCTGTGCATTTTGCCCTAAGCAGCCTCAGCTTATCCTATTCCTTTGCTTTCTACAATATGGTTTTTAGTCTTTgagaatttaaacaatttttaggGAATTTAACATGTCTCTGAAATTGTGTTAATATTTCTGTTTGGATTGTTAGTGCCCTGGTAACAAAGCTGCCTAGATTTTGAGTAGTCAGCTCCAAACTTGTTTTACCTATTAACCTTGTTAGATTTACAGTGTGGTTTTGCAGAGCATGAGGTATTTGAACATCATTTGGCAGGAACACCTGTAATTGCCAATATGAATGAGCGGTTGGCTTTTTGTCCTCTCATCAGAAGATGAAGATGTACTGCCACCTGGTGGACGAAAGGGTTGTCTGTGCCCCGAGGTATCTTACTTGCCATCATTATGTACCCAGTGGCTGGCTGTACGTTTTCTGCCTCTAATGGTGACCTCTCCTTGTCCAGCCATATAAGTGATTCTTTTACTTAAAGTTCAAGACTAATCCAAAcataatttaaagttttaagtatCTCCTTATTTCTCTATTTGGATTTAGTGAAATATTTCCTGTCATTCCAACCCCTTAAGTGatctatttaaaaatgagagaattaaCAGTTGCATGTCCTGGATGTTCAAAAATTGCCGTCCATTAGGAATCAGTATGAAATCCCTTTATACCCACACTCTTTACTGTAATCCCCGCAGGGCACCCGTTTTTGTAAGGCTCTGTAGCTGATGTTTGAGTGGATTATTCTCAGGATGCTGGTCAGGCTACTGTGTTTCACACCTTAAGAGTTGTTGTATAGAACTCACATGCCTCTCAGATGACAGTGGCAGCTATTTACTGAGTGGCCTCCGTGTGCCCAGCACATTGAGGAGTGGGTGAACTGAAAAGCAGAGGTCTTCATGACAACCCAGCAATTGGTTGTTAATGTGTTATGGACTCACACAGTCAGTTGTGGGcagctgtttcttttttaatctttgttgaGCATAGAACACAAACAAATGTACAGTGCAGCTATGTAGAGGAGCATTTATTCTCCAAATACTGGAAATCCCAGGATCATAACATGCTGTAGGAGCTGATAGAGCATGAAAGCTTAGTCTCTGCCTTTGCTAAGGGGGTTTTGTGCAGATGGTAGGATGTCAAGAGCTCCACCAGAAAGAGTTCATGAGAAAGGGATGGCTCGCTTCTGTTGTGCTATCAGCCATTTTGCAAGAGCTGCCATTCGAATTGGCCCTAAAGGTACATGTTGACAGGCAGAGATGGGAGGGGCACTCGGAGATCAGAAACACTGCCACCAGGGGCTTAGTTTCTTGTACTGTTCAGTTGTAGTAGAATGTATGTAACATAAAATCTACCACCTTAACTGTACTAAGCCTTCAGTTCAGTGGCATTACATCCATGCACATTGTTATACAACCATCATCACCAGATTGTGTGCAGACTATGAAAATCTTATCATCCTCCAGGGCTCAGCCTTACTCCTAGATCCTTAAGATTTTTCTGATCACTCTAAAGAGAAATCTCTTCTTTTCCTGGGCTTTTCCAAAAGCACTTTGGTTTTCCTACCCTTGAGGCTCTTATCATCATATACACTGTAGCTATGGGATTATGTGTATATCTTATTTCTCCAGCTGAAATGGACATTTCAGGTTTAAACATGTGTTTCTTCTTCACATTCTTGCTGGTGAGTTGTAGGTGGTAGGTGGCCAATGAACATGTGTAAGACTAATTTCATGACTTTCTTTCCAGGCACAGGGATATCCTCCACCCATCATGAAACTTCATGATCTTCTTGGTTCCTTGCTGTTCTTTCTTAGATTCCTTTTGAGTCCACTTTCTGAGCATGTGGGCTCCTGCTAGACTATACACTATGATAATAGCTGGGACTTTTGTCACATCTAAGACTATTGCCCAACATGAGGACTAGGACCGTGGTTTTCCTATATGTCCCCACAAAGCTCCAGGAACCCAGTTTGCTGGGAAATAGTTGTTGAATTTGTGGCATAACAATCAACAGGATGGTGCAGGCCTTTGTGTAACAATCTTTAGAAACATGTGCTCCCATTTTTTCTTTGGTAACATTTTCCAAGTACCATCAACCATATTTTTCCCCTGATGCTTAAGGAGTACAACAGTGGTTTCTTACAGTTTGTCAGGGAGCCACTGGTGATGTGGACGGGGCCCAGATAGTCTTCAAAGAAGTTCAGAAActcttcaaaaggaaaaacaatcagATTGAACAATTCTCAGTGAAAAAGGTATGTTGGAGCCAATTTATCTGGTGTGTTATTTATGATGGGAATTTGTAACTGATGCCACCTCGGACAGGTTTTAGGAAATCCTCATCAAAGCTGGCAACTGACTTGCCATGCAGCATGCACTTTGCCACTATGGAGGAAATTTACTCCCATGGTCATAATTCTCCTTTGAGTATAAAGTGCTTATTTTGCTGCACATGATTAAAGCAGTTGTTACTTGTTTGAGTGGGTGGACACATGATAGACCATGCAGAGCTAATGAGCCTATCCAGAGAGGAAAAGCATTTTTCTAAAGAGAGAGGATTTCAGAAGAATAGAAATTGTCAGAATCTAGGCAAGAGATATATGAACTATTGGTTCTCAATCTAGTGAACACACCACATTTTGACTTAATCAACAACAAAAGTATGTATCAGATTTACCAGTAGAAAGGCCCAGGACTGTAGGGACAAAGTCCCTGATTTAttctacacttttaaaaataaaagccgaATTACTGTGGATCACATGACAACTTGTCATATCCTGAATTTTCCAtgattttagtttgtttttaacaaGTGAACAATTGATGACTTGGTATGAGTATAAACTAGATGGTAATGTGGAATGCCACTGAGACCActgaatagaaaattaaaaagtcagtaaAACCATAACTAAGAAGCATCTAGTATTACATCTTCCCTATGAACCCATTCCTTATTACTTGTCACCCAACTTTTATAAGTTCTTTTGATTAAACTGAAATGAATCCAGTTTGATCCCAAGTTGTCTGAATGCACCCCAGATCTTGATTGTAGATGGAgttgaataatgaatgaaaggCATATCTCCCAATACATGAAAAGTTAGAAAGCAAAATTTTTTTAGAGCTAAGTTCTTATTTCTAGCTTTGTTGAAGGGAGGTTGTTCATGTCAAACAGGATTCATACATTTTTTACTGTCTCCCAaggatatgtttttatttgaatttgtttGCCCAAACTTAGCCTGCTTCTTCTACCCACTTGCAGGCAGAGAGGTTTCGGAAACAAGCTCCAACCAGAGCACTCTGTGTGCTGGCCTCCATCGAAGTGCTGTACCTGTGGAAAGCCCTTCCCAACTGTTCCTTCCCCAACCTGCAGAGGATGAGtcaaggtaaaaataaaactatacacaTCAGCTGGTTCCTTCGGTTGCTCATGGATGTTCGCTGATTCAGATCTGTTGTTCTTGGATGGACGGTGTAGTGATGAAGAACGTTACTTAGGTGATAGGCGTAGGCAGCACCAGAATGTATGAACATGTCCACATTGTTAGTGGTGTGTGGTGAGGCACGCAATGCCGTAAGCATCACTGACTGTATAGCCCTGGGGGTTGCTGAAAGCATACATTTTGTTCCTAACAAAAGCCCTTTGTTGCATATAGGTTTGATTCACATGTATTAAAATGCACAGATATTCAGTATATGGTTCACTGGGTTTTGGCAAATATATACATGCTGGCGTACACCAACCACCACGGTGAAGCTCCGGAACATTTCCAGCACCCTTGTAATTTCCCTTGTGCACCTTGTTGGTCAGTCCCCACCCCAAGGCAACCACTGTTCTgacttctctctcccacagattACTTTTGCCTGTCCTTGAACTTCATATAAGTTCAGACCATGTGTAATTTTTATTGCTTGGCTTCCTTTTTTTGGCATAGGATCTGTGGGAGTGATCTGTGGTATAGCCTATATCACTGTTCATTCTTTCCACTCGCTGAGTGGCACTCCAGCATCTGGCTATATCTGCACCactctatttattctttctcctattaatggacatttgatttgtttctggttttttagCTATCATGAGTAGAGCTGCTACAAACATAAGTATACAATATTTCACtggagtaaatacctaggagtataACTAGAAGCCTAGATTTTTTGATTCatgtattaaaacaaaacataacataggaccagggcacctggatggctcagttggttatgcatgtctcaggacatgatctcagagtcctgggatggagcccaggagccccgtgtcggactccctgcttggcgaggagtctgcttctccctctgaccctccccccaatcatgctcacttgctctctctcaaataaataagtaaaatcttgagagagagagagagagagagagagaagcatagaaCCATACGTTATGATAAATATAGTCTTCataaagtcatttttcttaaagCTGTAGGAAAAATTCACAGAAAGAATAAACTAAATCTTCAAGtacaataaagctttattggttattaatgaaatattgtagcatttttaaaaaggcttaatAGCAGACATTTGATGCCATCAAATATGGCATACTGTTTAGTTTGGTCTATACTGCTTTCTAGGTAAGTAGGAAAGGCTACAATATTGTCAtagccattttataaatgaggaaactaaaactcAGAACAGTTACATGACATGCCCAGCTCCAATCAGAACAGGTGTCGCCGTTACTGGTCTGAGAGAAGCACATTGAGTGACAGAGCTTTATCCTCTCCTACAGCTTCATCTTTAGGAGCATGATGAGATTTATGTCATATAGCTAGAAGTACGATTGCAGCATGAGACTCTTATGTTAAAAACACATACAtccaaaaaatgattttatagaaaTGTACTCTTATTCACATATATGCTGCCCTTTTTCAAAAGGggtttaatattaatatttggaCTTAAAACTGGTTTGTTAGTCATTGAAGAAAATTCATCAGATTTCTCCACAATCACACTTTTTGatcaaataaagaatattatcCATTGTATCACATACTTTTATCATCAGACTTCCTTGTAGGCACCTTTTGCTtattcccctcccccaaaagggGTCTCCCTGCAAAGGTAAAAACTTTTGTCAATGTTGATATTCTAGAGATCAAAGGAATACATCTCCAAAGGAAGctgtgtgcaaaggccctgtaaTTGGAGTATGTAACCCTTCTAAAGGGCATTgcttgaaagaaaacagaattttcttgGATACACAAGTTCTGCTATGTCCATTTCAAAAGGATATGCATAATTTTAAACCTATCCCTAGTTGTTGATACAAGCATGGAGTATCTACCAATATCTAACTCAAAGGAACAATACAGAATTTTAAGTATTCTTTGTAATGCACAATTGCAAGATCCTGTAGAGATAATTCAGACACAAATGCAAATATCAAATAGGCAATAATCTGCAGCCACAAGAACGATTATCACCTAATGTGACTACATATTCTTGGAACCCCTTTCCAGGTATCGAAATAAAGAGCAAAGATGTGGTCATAGGGAAAGGGAGGCTCTTGAGTAAACATGATataattctttaatatctttgttaaatattagtGCAGTTTTGAGATTGATTAGTTTCTATCATTCCCCAGTGTTAAGCAGCAATAATCCAAATCTCTTCAGCTGTATAAAGTGCAGAGATCTTTATAGAGAAACAGTTAAGTTCTAGAAAAAACTGTTAGTGGATGGTTAATTTAATGCCCATCCAGCTTTGTGCATTCAGCTTCTCAGAGTCCCCATCTGCAGCTCCCTTCATGAGCAGATTCCCTTCATGAGTTGGATTTTCACATCCTTGTCTTATGCTTTTATTCATAGCCCTTCCTCCATCCATCCTCCCCTATGCACCGCATTCTTCctctgcattttgtttatttatttatttatttagagagaacacaaacagaaggaggggcagacagagaaggagaagcaagctccttgctgaatagggagcccaacatggggcttgatcccagaaccatgagatcatgacctgaaccaaaggtagatgctcaaccaactgagcaccctGGTGTCCTTCCtctgtattttaaagatgtttctaTATATCCTCAGCACAGTGCCCAGAGTGATCCTATTAAACTGTTGCATGTCATTTTGCAGCTTAGAACCCTGTTGTTTCATCTTGTTTAAAGTAAATGTCCAAATCCATTCAGGGGGCTATAATGTTCTGTGATCTGTCCACCACCTGCTCCTACCCCATTGCCTCTCACTGCTCTTCCCCCTTGCTCACCAGGCTCCAGCCACACTCATTACTGTTCTTGAACACACTAGGTACATGCTGGCCCCAGTGCCTTTgcactttctcttctttctgcctgCAAATGCTCTGCTAAACATCCACATGGCTCCTTCACTCATTTCCTTCAGGTCTTTACTCAAATACCATCTTTTCATTG contains:
- the TTC39C gene encoding tetratricopeptide repeat protein 39C isoform X2, with the protein product MFFKGRIQRLECQINSALTSFHTALELAIDQREIQHVCLYEIGWCSMIELNFKDAFDSFERLKNESRWSQCYYAYLTAVCQGATGDVDGAQIVFKEVQKLFKRKNNQIEQFSVKKAERFRKQAPTRALCVLASIEVLYLWKALPNCSFPNLQRMSQACHEVDDSSVVGLKYLLLGAIHKCLGNSEDAVQFFQRAVKDELCRQNNLYVQPYACYELGCLLLDKPETVGRGRTLLLQAKEDFSGYDFENRLHVRIHAALASLRELVPQ